One Rhodospirillaceae bacterium genomic region harbors:
- the ruvA gene encoding Holliday junction branch migration protein RuvA, with amino-acid sequence MIAKLKGILDSVGDDWAVIDVSGVGYQVFCSSRTLSELPQQGEAVTLSIETHVREDHIHLYGFASAREREAFLLVTKVQGVGNKVALAILSALSPDQIAEAVAAQDKTPFTRASGVGPKLAARIVTELKDKFAAIGSYAALASVKPGVKTSISETQAKAGLVDDAVSALVNLGYGRADAFGAVSRVLQNNPADMTLDIVIRDGLKDLSSHG; translated from the coding sequence ATGATTGCGAAGCTAAAAGGCATCTTAGATAGTGTTGGCGATGACTGGGCCGTTATTGATGTTTCCGGTGTTGGGTACCAGGTGTTCTGTTCGTCGCGAACGCTAAGCGAGCTGCCCCAACAAGGCGAGGCGGTTACGCTGTCTATTGAAACACATGTCCGTGAAGATCACATACATTTGTATGGGTTTGCGTCAGCCCGGGAGCGCGAGGCATTCTTGCTGGTCACGAAAGTTCAGGGTGTTGGGAACAAAGTCGCATTGGCGATTTTGTCTGCCCTCAGTCCCGATCAGATTGCCGAGGCTGTCGCAGCTCAGGATAAAACCCCCTTCACACGCGCTTCTGGTGTTGGTCCTAAGTTGGCGGCCCGGATCGTGACTGAACTTAAGGACAAGTTTGCAGCGATCGGATCTTATGCCGCATTAGCGTCGGTAAAGCCCGGAGTAAAAACATCAATATCAGAAACTCAAGCAAAAGCCGGACTGGTTGACGACGCAGTGTCTGCTCTGGTTAACCTTGGCTACGGTCGGGCAGATGCGTTTGGCGCGGTATCTCGGGTGCTTCAAAACAACCCTGCCGATATGACGCTGGATATCGTCATCCGTGACGGACTGAAGGACCTTTCAAGTCATGGCTGA
- the tolQ gene encoding protein TolQ, producing the protein MDVETVGAVGEVATQLDFSLWGLFLQADFVVKSVMLFLAAASLWSWAIIFDKALRLRSLTKRAERFEEKFWSGSSLEELYDRVGPRPPDPMSSIFVAAMREWRRSPSKGRESKQENIGVLGQRIDRVMRISLEREMDQLQRRMTFLASTGAVAPFVGLFGTVWGIMNTFSAIGASSDTSLATVAPGIAEALFATALGLVAAIPAVIAYNSISSDMNRYALRLENFAGEFGAILSRQLEERS; encoded by the coding sequence ATGGATGTTGAAACAGTCGGTGCCGTTGGGGAAGTTGCTACACAACTAGACTTCTCTCTTTGGGGCCTATTTCTGCAAGCGGACTTTGTGGTGAAGTCAGTGATGCTATTTTTGGCTGCGGCATCTCTTTGGAGTTGGGCGATTATTTTCGATAAAGCTCTAAGGCTTCGGTCTTTGACAAAACGTGCAGAGCGCTTTGAAGAAAAATTCTGGTCCGGCAGTTCATTAGAGGAATTATATGACCGTGTTGGGCCACGCCCGCCCGATCCTATGTCATCAATTTTTGTTGCGGCTATGCGGGAGTGGCGTCGCTCGCCTTCCAAAGGTCGTGAAAGTAAGCAAGAGAACATTGGTGTTCTGGGACAGCGGATTGACCGTGTTATGCGGATCAGCTTGGAACGGGAGATGGACCAATTGCAACGCCGAATGACGTTTTTAGCGTCAACGGGGGCGGTTGCACCTTTTGTTGGATTGTTCGGAACCGTTTGGGGGATCATGAATACGTTTAGTGCGATTGGTGCTTCAAGCGACACGAGTCTGGCGACAGTTGCACCCGGCATTGCGGAAGCCCTTTTTGCGACAGCGCTTGGGCTGGTCGCCGCTATTCCAGCGGTCATTGCATACAACTCCATTTCATCGGATATGAATCGCTATGCCTTGCGCCTCGAAAACTTTGCTGGAGAATTCGGAGCGATTTTGTCCCGGCAACTTGAGGAGCGCAGTTAG
- the tilS gene encoding tRNA lysidine(34) synthetase TilS, producing the protein MVLAELNSSETADDEGALTSESFAGLMAHYQGLDAGVRLAVAVSGGPDSMALCHLVHDWAKTNNLTVVGLTVDHQLRPEAAAEAQKVKGWLSEIGMAHETLVWEEGQKVKLFDRSPQAAARAGRFATMFKWCRGNGALALLTAHHADDQAETFLYRLIRGSGVDGLASIASEIERNGIRVLRPLLSVSKASLIATCEYFKQDWVTDSSNTDTMFARVRIRKLLSELRGEGLTTDRLLKTVGHMQRAKVAIDVSVEALIDHAVNKMEIDFVDLDVDLLLQAPQEVGLRCLSRLLVRVAGSDYPPRFDSLESVYQSLETNHWSDRTLNGCQIRRKGARLLITKENRTY; encoded by the coding sequence ATGGTGCTGGCTGAACTCAATTCCTCAGAAACCGCCGATGACGAGGGTGCTCTCACGTCTGAGTCTTTTGCCGGGCTCATGGCGCACTATCAGGGCTTGGATGCCGGAGTGAGACTTGCGGTCGCTGTTTCGGGAGGGCCCGATAGTATGGCGCTGTGCCACCTCGTTCACGATTGGGCAAAAACGAATAACCTCACGGTCGTAGGCTTAACAGTTGACCACCAACTCAGGCCAGAAGCAGCGGCTGAAGCTCAGAAAGTTAAGGGATGGCTCTCTGAGATTGGGATGGCACATGAGACGCTTGTCTGGGAGGAAGGGCAAAAAGTTAAGCTTTTTGATCGGAGCCCTCAGGCTGCTGCGCGTGCCGGGAGATTCGCTACAATGTTTAAATGGTGCAGGGGAAATGGTGCTCTTGCTTTGCTAACCGCGCATCATGCGGATGACCAAGCAGAGACCTTTTTGTATCGGTTAATCCGCGGGTCTGGTGTGGATGGCTTAGCATCAATCGCCAGCGAAATAGAGCGAAATGGCATAAGGGTCTTGAGACCGCTGCTCAGTGTTTCGAAAGCGTCGTTGATTGCGACGTGCGAATACTTCAAACAGGACTGGGTGACAGATTCAAGCAACACGGACACAATGTTCGCACGTGTGCGCATTCGAAAGTTGTTATCAGAACTCAGAGGAGAAGGACTGACAACAGACCGACTGCTGAAAACTGTAGGCCATATGCAGCGCGCAAAGGTTGCGATTGATGTGTCTGTTGAAGCGCTCATAGATCATGCCGTGAATAAGATGGAAATCGATTTTGTAGATCTTGATGTGGATTTACTTCTTCAAGCACCTCAGGAAGTGGGTTTGAGATGCCTCTCTCGGCTTCTGGTTCGTGTTGCCGGTTCGGATTATCCCCCTCGTTTTGACAGCTTGGAGAGCGTCTATCAGTCTCTCGAGACTAATCACTGGTCAGACAGAACTTTAAATGGTTGTCAGATCCGCCGAAAAGGCGCACGCCTACTAATTACTAAAGAAAACAGAACTTATTGA
- a CDS encoding cell envelope integrity protein TolA, producing the protein MRKSFLLSTVLHGFVILVTVVGLPFFEREKIAVDDTIVVELVEIAEVTAAPPPKPKPEPEPEPKPAPAPPEPEPAPAPATPPEPEPAPAPPPPPEAPAPESEPKQVAEAPPVPKVNAPPRKPKPPKKEDSFDQLVSLVKNLEQEVSKRPTPPQEPSQAEPDDRVRTLLNADRATLSERDAIRAHIENCWRIDPGKEGLQDLTADIKVSIQPDGSVRQAVIEDTARYFSDPPFRTFADSARAAVLSCSNIPISPQRYEIFKEIVFTFSPQGRLN; encoded by the coding sequence GTGAGAAAAAGCTTCTTACTTTCGACGGTGCTGCATGGCTTCGTGATTTTGGTCACGGTGGTTGGACTACCGTTTTTCGAGCGCGAAAAGATTGCGGTAGATGATACTATTGTTGTTGAGCTGGTTGAAATTGCTGAGGTGACGGCAGCGCCACCACCGAAGCCAAAGCCAGAACCCGAGCCTGAACCTAAGCCCGCTCCGGCACCCCCAGAACCGGAACCTGCTCCTGCGCCCGCAACACCGCCAGAGCCCGAACCTGCTCCTGCGCCACCACCGCCGCCGGAAGCTCCTGCGCCTGAGTCTGAGCCCAAGCAAGTTGCTGAAGCACCTCCCGTACCTAAGGTCAATGCTCCACCCCGCAAGCCTAAGCCTCCTAAAAAAGAGGACTCTTTTGATCAACTCGTAAGTCTGGTGAAGAATTTAGAGCAGGAAGTTTCAAAAAGGCCGACGCCTCCTCAAGAGCCAAGCCAAGCTGAACCTGATGACCGTGTCAGAACCTTGCTGAATGCAGATAGAGCTACTCTGAGTGAGCGTGATGCTATACGTGCGCATATTGAAAATTGCTGGCGGATTGACCCTGGTAAAGAGGGACTTCAGGACTTGACAGCGGATATCAAAGTTTCAATTCAGCCTGATGGCAGTGTGCGCCAGGCTGTTATAGAAGACACAGCTCGGTATTTTTCAGATCCGCCATTTAGAACATTCGCGGACAGCGCGAGAGCTGCTGTATTGAGTTGTAGCAATATCCCAATCTCGCCACAAAGATACGAAATATTTAAAGAAATCGTTTTTACATTTTCTCCACAGGGTCGCCTCAATTAA
- the ruvB gene encoding Holliday junction branch migration DNA helicase RuvB yields MAEDRVISGGEQQDDADAKLRPQRLSEFIGQQSLRENLSVFISAAAARSEPLDHVLLHGPPGLGKTTLAQIVSRELGVGFRATSGPMIAKAGDLAAILTNLEARDVLFIDEIHRLNPAIEEVLYPAMEDFQLDLIIGEGPAARSVRIELQPFTLVGATTRSGLLTTPLRDRFGIPLRLEFYEPDDLVSIVTRGAAILNLKMASDGALEIAKRSRGTPRVAGRLLRRVRDFAAVEGTEIVDAKAADAALQRLDVDILGLDAMDRRYLMCIAEFYGGGPVGVDTLSAALAEERDTLEDVVEPFLIQKGLIQRTPRGRMLSESGYRHIGVSAPQQREQPQLDMLGEAE; encoded by the coding sequence ATGGCTGAAGACCGGGTCATTTCAGGCGGCGAACAACAAGACGATGCGGATGCGAAACTTCGCCCACAGCGTTTAAGCGAGTTCATCGGCCAACAGTCGTTGCGTGAAAATCTTAGCGTTTTTATCTCAGCGGCTGCGGCCCGAAGCGAGCCCCTTGATCACGTTCTTCTGCATGGGCCACCGGGTCTGGGTAAGACAACGCTGGCGCAAATCGTCTCCCGAGAGTTGGGCGTCGGGTTCCGGGCGACCTCTGGACCAATGATCGCGAAAGCTGGCGACTTGGCGGCGATCTTGACCAATCTTGAGGCGCGCGATGTGCTGTTTATTGACGAGATACATCGCCTCAATCCCGCCATAGAAGAGGTGTTGTATCCGGCTATGGAAGATTTCCAGCTGGATCTCATTATAGGCGAGGGACCAGCGGCTCGTTCGGTACGGATAGAATTGCAACCTTTTACACTTGTTGGCGCAACAACGCGTTCAGGTCTTTTGACGACACCCTTGCGTGACCGCTTCGGTATTCCGTTGCGCCTTGAATTTTATGAGCCTGATGACTTAGTCAGTATTGTTACCCGTGGCGCAGCCATTCTTAACCTGAAAATGGCATCTGATGGTGCGTTGGAAATTGCAAAGCGCTCAAGAGGGACGCCCCGGGTTGCGGGACGTCTTTTGCGCCGTGTCCGGGATTTTGCTGCAGTTGAAGGCACCGAGATTGTTGACGCCAAGGCTGCGGATGCTGCTTTACAAAGGCTCGACGTTGATATTCTTGGTCTTGATGCTATGGACCGTCGTTACTTGATGTGCATCGCTGAATTCTACGGCGGTGGCCCGGTTGGCGTGGATACATTATCGGCGGCTTTAGCAGAGGAACGCGATACGTTAGAAGATGTGGTTGAACCCTTCCTTATACAAAAAGGGCTGATCCAGCGAACGCCTCGGGGTCGTATGTTGTCTGAGAGTGGCTATCGACACATTGGGGTGTCTGCGCCGCAACAACGAGAGCAACCCCAACTTGATATGCTTGGTGAGGCGGAATGA
- the tolB gene encoding Tol-Pal system beta propeller repeat protein TolB codes for MFGVRISWLSLATAFAALLTAATAQAQVQIDITRGRVEPMPIAVALFSGNGDAAASIGQDVSSVISNDLERSGLFNPIDRDAFIQALPSLDVQPRFADWRALNAQALVQGEIETQPNGQVRVAFRLWDVFGGQQMIGQAYVTQPENWRRVSHIIADAIYTQITGETGYFDTRVVYVSESGPGTARVKRLAIMDQDGAGHRFLTDGSALVLTPRFSPTAQEITYLSYFRNVPRVYLFNIDTGRQELLGDFPGMTYAPRFSPDGNKVTFSMAADGNSEIYEMDLRTRRTLRLTNHPAIDTSSSYAPDGKQLTFNSDRGGSQQIYVMNSDGSEARRISFGSGRYATPVWSPRGDLIAFTRMSGGNFYIGVMEPNGENERLLAQGFLMESPTWAPNGRVLMYYAQSPTRADGSGGRTRLYSIDLTGYNQREMLTPQDASDPAWSPLIP; via the coding sequence ATGTTTGGTGTGCGTATAAGCTGGCTTTCATTGGCAACAGCGTTTGCAGCGCTTTTAACTGCTGCCACAGCACAAGCCCAGGTTCAGATCGATATCACGCGGGGACGTGTCGAGCCCATGCCGATTGCGGTCGCGCTCTTCTCTGGAAACGGTGACGCCGCCGCGAGCATTGGGCAAGATGTGAGTTCTGTCATTTCTAATGACTTAGAGCGATCAGGTCTTTTTAACCCGATTGATCGGGATGCCTTTATTCAAGCCTTACCCTCGCTAGATGTGCAGCCGCGTTTTGCGGATTGGCGCGCACTGAATGCCCAAGCCTTGGTGCAAGGCGAGATAGAAACACAGCCCAATGGTCAGGTTCGGGTTGCTTTCCGCTTATGGGATGTTTTCGGCGGACAACAGATGATTGGGCAGGCCTATGTTACCCAACCAGAGAATTGGCGGCGCGTTTCGCACATTATTGCTGATGCTATTTACACTCAGATTACCGGCGAAACCGGTTATTTTGATACGCGCGTTGTCTACGTGTCAGAGAGTGGGCCGGGTACGGCACGTGTCAAACGGCTCGCGATTATGGATCAAGATGGGGCAGGACACCGCTTTCTCACCGACGGGTCTGCGCTTGTTTTGACCCCGCGTTTCTCGCCGACAGCGCAAGAAATCACGTATCTCTCGTATTTTCGCAATGTTCCCCGTGTCTATCTCTTTAACATTGATACGGGACGCCAAGAGCTGCTGGGGGACTTCCCGGGCATGACCTATGCGCCGCGGTTTTCACCAGATGGTAATAAAGTAACTTTTTCCATGGCCGCCGATGGCAATTCAGAAATCTATGAGATGGATCTCAGAACTCGTCGAACATTGAGGTTGACCAATCACCCTGCGATCGACACCTCTTCCTCCTATGCCCCGGATGGTAAGCAGTTAACATTCAACTCGGATCGCGGTGGAAGCCAACAAATCTACGTGATGAACTCAGATGGATCAGAAGCGCGTAGAATTAGCTTTGGGAGTGGCCGCTACGCAACACCGGTCTGGTCGCCCAGAGGTGACCTCATTGCCTTTACACGTATGAGTGGTGGTAACTTCTATATTGGGGTTATGGAGCCCAATGGTGAAAACGAGCGTTTGTTGGCTCAGGGCTTCCTTATGGAGTCTCCCACATGGGCCCCAAATGGCCGGGTTTTAATGTATTATGCGCAGTCACCGACCCGTGCAGACGGTTCTGGCGGACGCACTCGGCTTTATTCAATTGACTTGACCGGGTACAACCAAAGAGAGATGTTAACACCTCAAGATGCTTCAGATCCGGCGTGGTCACCCTTGATTCCTTAG
- a CDS encoding YbgC/FadM family acyl-CoA thioesterase, producing MTVSLPRSSTGVMDGPVHLYPLRVYYEETDAGRMVYHANYLKFAERARTEMMRVNGLNHIEMIETHGLVFAVHSADVKYIRQSKLEDELIVQTHLDRLGGASMVMHQRINRMDESGIGEAVADLKIKLVVVNEEGKPRRLTSALKATLERLRKQKG from the coding sequence ATGACCGTATCCTTACCGCGCTCTTCAACCGGCGTGATGGACGGTCCAGTTCATCTTTATCCGTTACGCGTTTATTACGAAGAGACAGACGCGGGACGTATGGTATATCACGCGAATTATCTCAAGTTTGCTGAGCGCGCCCGCACCGAGATGATGCGTGTCAATGGTCTTAATCATATTGAAATGATCGAGACGCATGGCTTGGTGTTTGCTGTTCATTCGGCTGACGTAAAATACATTCGTCAGTCCAAGCTTGAGGATGAACTCATCGTTCAGACTCACCTGGATCGTCTCGGTGGTGCCTCAATGGTGATGCATCAGCGGATCAATCGGATGGATGAGTCTGGCATTGGCGAGGCCGTTGCGGATTTGAAAATCAAACTGGTGGTTGTCAATGAAGAGGGCAAGCCGCGGCGCTTGACCTCCGCCTTGAAAGCTACACTTGAACGTTTACGTAAACAGAAGGGTTAG
- the ftsH gene encoding ATP-dependent zinc metalloprotease FtsH, protein MNISKNLVLWVVILVLIVALFNLFQAPTTRNQSREVSFTEFMASVEGNEVTSVTIQGDNITGKTREGVQFRTYAPNDPTLVPALRSNGVDIKAVPATDGETTLWSILISWFPMLLLIGVWIFFMRQMQGGGGKAMGFGKSRAKLLTEKQGRVTFEDVAGIDEAKQELEEVVEFLRDPGKFQRLGGKIPKGVLLVGPPGTGKTLLARSIAGEANVPFFTISGSDFVEMFVGVGASRVRDMFEQGKKNAPCIIFIDEIDAVGRHRGAGLGGGNDEREQTLNQLLVEMDGFEANEGVILIAATNRPDVLDPALLRPGRFDRQVVVPNPDILGREKILKVHTRKTPISPDVDLKVIARGSPGFSGADLANLVNEAALLAARKAKRVITMLEFEEAKDKVMMGAERRSMVMTEDEKKLTAYHEAGHALIMMHAEGHEPLHKVTIIPRGRALGLTMFLPERDKYSQSQMELKAMIASLFGGRVAEEMIFGIERVTTGASDDLKRATDIARRMVTEFGFSDKLGPLRYNADQEEVFLGHSVSQQKNVSDATAELIDQEVRRFVEEGEKKARQILEERKDDLEVIAKGLLEYETLSRAEIDALLRGEDIDKSDKPTTRPRPPGRRTSVPTTDGSDEESDSGGISPEPEPQPNT, encoded by the coding sequence GTGAACATCAGTAAAAACCTTGTCCTTTGGGTCGTAATCCTTGTTTTGATTGTAGCGCTATTCAATCTATTCCAGGCTCCAACAACCCGTAATCAAAGTCGTGAAGTCTCCTTCACTGAATTTATGGCCTCAGTCGAAGGCAACGAGGTGACAAGTGTCACCATTCAAGGCGACAACATTACCGGAAAGACGCGTGAGGGTGTGCAGTTTCGCACATATGCGCCAAATGATCCGACGCTGGTGCCTGCGTTGCGTTCAAATGGTGTAGACATCAAAGCTGTTCCTGCTACGGACGGTGAAACGACATTGTGGAGTATTTTAATATCTTGGTTCCCGATGTTGTTGCTGATCGGGGTCTGGATCTTTTTTATGCGTCAGATGCAGGGTGGCGGCGGCAAGGCCATGGGTTTTGGCAAATCTCGCGCCAAGCTTCTGACTGAGAAGCAAGGACGTGTGACATTTGAAGACGTCGCAGGTATTGATGAAGCTAAACAGGAACTCGAAGAAGTCGTCGAGTTCTTGCGTGATCCGGGCAAATTCCAACGTTTGGGCGGAAAAATACCCAAGGGTGTTCTGCTTGTGGGGCCTCCTGGGACAGGTAAAACATTGTTGGCGCGCTCAATTGCGGGTGAAGCAAACGTTCCATTCTTTACGATATCGGGTTCAGATTTTGTCGAAATGTTTGTTGGCGTCGGCGCTAGCCGGGTGCGCGACATGTTCGAGCAGGGCAAGAAAAATGCACCTTGCATTATCTTTATTGATGAAATTGATGCTGTCGGCCGGCATCGCGGTGCTGGTCTTGGCGGTGGCAATGATGAACGAGAGCAAACCCTCAACCAGTTGCTGGTTGAGATGGATGGGTTTGAGGCCAATGAAGGTGTGATCCTAATTGCAGCAACAAACCGTCCGGATGTTCTTGACCCGGCTTTGTTGCGCCCCGGTCGTTTTGATCGTCAAGTTGTTGTGCCGAACCCCGACATCTTGGGTCGCGAAAAAATTCTAAAGGTACATACCCGCAAGACACCAATTTCTCCCGACGTGGATTTGAAGGTGATTGCTCGTGGGTCTCCTGGCTTCTCCGGCGCGGATCTGGCGAACCTCGTGAATGAAGCTGCGCTGTTGGCCGCTCGAAAAGCCAAGCGTGTGATCACGATGTTAGAATTCGAAGAGGCCAAAGATAAAGTGATGATGGGCGCTGAACGGCGGTCCATGGTCATGACTGAGGATGAGAAAAAGCTCACCGCTTATCATGAGGCCGGACACGCATTGATTATGATGCATGCTGAAGGGCATGAGCCGCTGCATAAAGTGACGATTATTCCGCGCGGTAGAGCCCTTGGTCTCACTATGTTTTTGCCAGAGCGAGACAAATATAGTCAGTCACAAATGGAACTGAAGGCCATGATCGCAAGTCTCTTTGGTGGTCGGGTCGCTGAAGAAATGATTTTTGGTATTGAGCGAGTTACCACGGGCGCATCAGATGATCTGAAACGTGCGACGGACATTGCGCGTCGTATGGTGACCGAGTTCGGGTTCTCAGATAAGCTGGGTCCACTGCGTTATAATGCGGATCAAGAAGAAGTGTTTTTGGGTCACTCTGTGTCCCAACAGAAAAATGTGTCAGACGCCACTGCTGAACTGATCGACCAAGAAGTGCGGCGCTTTGTGGAAGAGGGTGAGAAAAAGGCCCGCCAGATACTTGAAGAACGCAAGGACGATCTCGAAGTTATTGCTAAAGGTTTGCTCGAGTACGAGACACTCTCGCGCGCTGAGATCGACGCTTTACTTCGTGGAGAGGACATTGATAAGTCGGACAAACCGACAACGCGCCCTCGTCCTCCAGGGCGCAGAACATCTGTACCCACAACGGATGGTAGTGACGAAGAGTCAGATTCCGGTGGCATAAGCCCTGAACCGGAACCCCAACCCAATACGTGA
- the pal gene encoding peptidoglycan-associated lipoprotein Pal, which produces MMVRFTSAVAAIALLAACASDPKDDMGSDSMGSTQPAPAAPAAPSGPAMDSAEYFNQVVGNGVYFGLDQYDLNSAAQATLRGQASWLSQNPSRSIVIEGHCDERGTREYNLGLGERRANAVKDYLVSLGVTPSRVRTISYGKERPVCVASSEDCWNRNRRGVSVVQ; this is translated from the coding sequence ATGATGGTCCGTTTCACTAGCGCCGTCGCCGCTATCGCTCTTTTGGCTGCCTGTGCATCCGATCCAAAGGATGACATGGGTTCCGACTCAATGGGAAGCACCCAGCCAGCTCCTGCTGCTCCGGCAGCACCATCCGGCCCAGCTATGGATTCTGCTGAGTACTTCAACCAAGTGGTTGGCAATGGAGTTTACTTTGGCCTCGACCAATACGATCTGAACAGTGCAGCGCAAGCCACTCTTCGGGGTCAAGCGTCATGGTTGAGTCAAAACCCTTCACGTTCGATCGTTATTGAAGGGCACTGTGACGAGCGTGGCACCCGCGAGTACAACCTCGGTCTTGGTGAGCGCCGTGCAAATGCTGTTAAGGATTACCTCGTCTCTCTTGGTGTGACACCAAGCAGAGTTCGTACGATTTCTTATGGCAAAGAACGCCCTGTGTGTGTTGCGTCCAGTGAAGACTGCTGGAATCGTAACCGACGCGGTGTGTCTGTCGTACAATAG
- a CDS encoding biopolymer transporter ExbD, giving the protein MGMFVQPSEGGGGSRRKPYRPMAEINVTPMVDVMLVLLVIFIVAAPLLTTGVDVDLPEAKTPNLPQDNQALTVSINKDGVTLQSTPVELKNLGARLKAVTEANPDVRIYVRADKSLAYGTVMDVMSEIYQAGLRNAALVTDPPKAR; this is encoded by the coding sequence ATGGGTATGTTTGTACAGCCCAGCGAAGGTGGCGGCGGCTCGCGTCGCAAGCCCTATCGGCCAATGGCTGAGATTAACGTGACTCCCATGGTCGATGTTATGCTGGTGTTGCTGGTCATTTTTATAGTCGCTGCGCCGCTTTTGACCACTGGAGTTGATGTTGATCTGCCGGAAGCAAAAACGCCAAATTTACCTCAAGACAATCAAGCCCTGACTGTGAGCATAAATAAGGATGGTGTGACGTTGCAAAGCACGCCAGTCGAATTGAAAAATTTAGGCGCACGCCTGAAAGCGGTCACTGAGGCAAATCCTGACGTTCGTATTTATGTTCGTGCGGACAAGTCACTTGCCTATGGCACCGTTATGGACGTGATGTCAGAGATTTATCAAGCCGGGTTGAGGAATGCGGCGTTGGTTACCGATCCACCGAAAGCCCGTTAG
- the ybgF gene encoding tol-pal system protein YbgF, whose translation MSRLLLNFTSLTNLLAVTCLTSMLATTTHAQSPLDVRVLSERVEQLERQLSALQGQGGSSVQMPLSPQQTGTDAQQMPTDVASRLQVRVLQLERLVETMTGQVEEARFEISRLRSELQRLSSDVSYRLAVLEQAAGISSAVANAPGEAGALVQDQSNVTPSAQFGGMAENNFAQSEARPEGRIEPDMNMPMSTPVQAQPQLQLQRPAGQATVTSSGVSDLESGGTFRAPVQPGPINQGNTFGVLRTDEEGTPLPAAPGSTSAPISQPAPQAFQAPPAMQAAPSPGPVSAARIGTASSANTAFIALPNGTPQQQYDYAFDILRQADYASAERALRLFLEAHSTDALAGNAQYWLGETYYVRGDFEQAAVEFLSGYQTYPTSSKGPDNLLKLGLSMARLGQTDGACTALTRLATEYPSASDTIRRRAQTERARLKCS comes from the coding sequence ATGTCACGTCTGTTGTTAAATTTTACATCATTAACGAACCTTTTGGCCGTCACTTGTTTGACCTCGATGTTGGCCACCACCACGCATGCTCAGTCCCCGCTTGATGTTCGTGTTTTGAGTGAACGGGTTGAGCAGCTTGAACGACAGCTCTCCGCCCTCCAAGGACAGGGGGGCTCCTCGGTCCAAATGCCGCTTTCGCCGCAACAAACAGGCACAGACGCGCAACAGATGCCGACCGACGTGGCCAGCCGATTGCAGGTTCGTGTGCTGCAACTTGAACGCTTAGTCGAAACGATGACAGGTCAGGTGGAAGAGGCACGCTTCGAGATTTCTAGGCTGAGGTCTGAACTGCAAAGACTATCGAGTGATGTGTCTTATCGCTTGGCCGTATTGGAGCAGGCTGCTGGTATTTCTTCTGCAGTTGCTAATGCGCCAGGTGAAGCAGGAGCATTGGTTCAAGATCAATCCAATGTGACTCCTTCAGCGCAATTCGGGGGTATGGCTGAAAACAACTTTGCTCAGTCTGAAGCTCGCCCAGAAGGACGTATCGAACCAGATATGAACATGCCGATGTCCACGCCAGTTCAAGCCCAGCCTCAATTGCAATTGCAACGGCCAGCCGGGCAAGCCACTGTGACGTCTTCAGGTGTTAGCGACTTGGAGAGTGGAGGTACTTTTAGGGCACCAGTTCAGCCAGGACCAATTAATCAGGGTAATACGTTTGGCGTTCTCAGAACCGATGAAGAAGGCACTCCACTGCCTGCTGCGCCTGGTTCCACAAGCGCGCCCATTAGCCAGCCAGCTCCGCAGGCGTTTCAAGCGCCACCAGCCATGCAAGCGGCACCCTCACCTGGTCCGGTGTCAGCGGCAAGAATAGGAACAGCATCAAGCGCAAACACGGCATTTATTGCATTGCCGAACGGTACACCCCAGCAGCAATATGATTATGCTTTTGATATCCTGCGGCAGGCTGACTATGCCAGTGCAGAACGCGCCCTTCGTCTATTTCTTGAAGCACACAGCACAGATGCCCTTGCCGGAAATGCCCAGTATTGGTTAGGTGAAACCTATTATGTCAGAGGCGATTTCGAGCAGGCGGCTGTAGAGTTCTTATCAGGATACCAGACGTATCCGACCAGTTCTAAGGGGCCTGACAACCTTCTGAAACTTGGCCTGTCTATGGCGCGTCTGGGCCAGACTGATGGTGCCTGTACGGCACTGACAAGATTGGCAACGGAATACCCATCAGCCAGCGACACAATCCGTCGGCGCGCGCAGACCGAGAGGGCTCGGTTAAAGTGCAGTTAA